One window from the genome of Streptomyces sp. WZ-12 encodes:
- a CDS encoding (2Fe-2S)-binding protein — protein sequence MPEHTFILNGKAVTVDVEDDVRLLWVLRDVLGVTGPKYGCGLGVCQACTSHLNGKAFNPCSVPVKNVRPNDEVTTIEGLPATVGKELHPMQEAWLERDVAQCGYCQPGQIMAAVAKVKQARANGHEITETDLDEIRNVCRCGTYHRIREAIVEGAKHF from the coding sequence GTGCCCGAACACACCTTCATCCTCAACGGCAAGGCCGTCACGGTGGACGTCGAGGACGATGTGCGGCTGCTGTGGGTGCTGCGCGACGTCCTGGGCGTCACCGGGCCGAAGTACGGCTGCGGCCTCGGGGTCTGCCAGGCATGCACCAGTCACCTCAACGGCAAGGCGTTCAACCCCTGTTCCGTGCCGGTCAAGAACGTCCGGCCGAACGACGAGGTCACCACCATCGAGGGCCTGCCGGCCACCGTGGGCAAGGAGCTGCACCCCATGCAGGAAGCCTGGTTGGAGCGGGACGTGGCGCAGTGCGGCTACTGCCAGCCGGGCCAGATCATGGCCGCGGTCGCCAAGGTCAAGCAGGCCCGCGCCAACGGGCACGAGATCACCGAGACCGACCTGGACGAGATCCGCAACGTCTGCCGCTGCGGCACCTACCACCGCATCCGCGAGGCCATCGTCGAGGGGGCGAAGCACTTCTGA
- a CDS encoding DinB family protein yields MSLQVPVALGTEGRKIPAHQLGEKEMLWAFLKFARATAIAKVAGLGEEDLRRAHTTSGISLGGILKHLVTGENHWFANVLGGLELPMPFSKEDPDGDWRVTDDEGPERLIAAYQAACHTSDKVIASLDLESTGEQVDGDYTLRWALCHQVAETNRHAGHADLLRELTDGARGW; encoded by the coding sequence ATGTCGCTACAGGTCCCAGTCGCCCTCGGCACCGAGGGACGCAAGATCCCCGCTCACCAACTGGGCGAAAAGGAAATGCTCTGGGCCTTTCTCAAATTCGCCAGGGCGACCGCCATCGCAAAGGTGGCCGGACTGGGAGAAGAAGACCTGAGGCGCGCCCACACCACATCCGGTATCTCTTTGGGCGGCATCCTCAAGCACCTGGTGACCGGTGAGAACCACTGGTTCGCCAACGTACTCGGCGGCCTGGAACTCCCCATGCCGTTCAGCAAGGAGGACCCCGACGGCGACTGGCGGGTCACCGACGACGAGGGGCCGGAGCGCCTCATCGCCGCCTACCAGGCCGCCTGCCACACCAGCGACAAGGTCATCGCGTCGCTGGACCTGGAGAGCACCGGCGAACAGGTCGACGGCGACTACACGTTGCGCTGGGCGCTGTGCCACCAGGTCGCGGAGACGAACCGGCATGCCGGCCATGCCGATCTGCTGCGCGAACTGACCGACGGCGCCCGGGGTTGGTGA
- a CDS encoding alpha/beta hydrolase translates to MPTSAWHSGTSLLDGWLPLTLQIVAGVLLVLVIGWRTRRWRLVWLPVAGAVGLLAALLAMWYVNANALATDPAPTSLWVWIGITAAALAVAVLGWRSARWWRRLLSVPVIPMGLLCTGLVLNQWVGYFPTVQEAWSQISAGPLPDQVDAAQLSSLQNKGGTMTTGRVVGVNVPDTASHFTHREEYVYLPPAWFEGAHHPRLPVLMMVGGEFNTPADWIRTGGAISTIDAYAKAHHGQAPILVFADSGGSFNNDTECVNGPRGNAADHLTKDVRPYVVSHFGASPAAADWGVVGFSMGGTCAVDLAVMHPELFGSFEDIAGDEGPIVGTKQLTIKELYGGSTAAWARFDPLTVLAHHPRYADTAGWFDNSSSGGPGGRGGWGGNGPGGHGGNGGRQGGHPGHPHGHGGSMTRPGPVGFGGRDIPGDGMGNQTADAQKLCAAAAKKGIACTLHAQPGGHTWQLASAAFSDALPWLAERVHTPTASART, encoded by the coding sequence GTGCCCACGTCTGCCTGGCATTCCGGCACTTCGCTCCTGGACGGCTGGCTGCCGCTGACGCTCCAGATCGTCGCCGGCGTACTGCTCGTCCTCGTCATCGGTTGGCGCACCCGGCGCTGGCGGCTGGTCTGGCTGCCCGTCGCCGGCGCCGTCGGACTCCTCGCCGCGCTCCTGGCCATGTGGTACGTGAACGCCAACGCGCTCGCCACCGACCCGGCGCCCACCTCGCTGTGGGTGTGGATCGGGATCACCGCGGCGGCACTGGCGGTCGCCGTGTTGGGTTGGCGCAGCGCACGGTGGTGGCGGCGCCTGTTGTCGGTGCCGGTGATCCCGATGGGCCTGCTGTGCACGGGACTGGTGCTGAACCAGTGGGTGGGCTACTTCCCGACCGTGCAGGAGGCGTGGTCGCAGATCAGCGCCGGACCGCTGCCCGACCAGGTCGACGCCGCACAGTTGAGCTCCCTGCAGAACAAGGGCGGCACGATGACCACCGGTCGCGTGGTGGGGGTCAACGTCCCCGACACCGCCAGTCACTTCACGCACCGCGAGGAGTACGTGTACCTGCCGCCCGCCTGGTTCGAGGGGGCGCACCACCCGCGGCTGCCCGTGCTGATGATGGTCGGCGGCGAGTTCAACACGCCCGCTGACTGGATCCGCACCGGGGGCGCGATCTCCACCATCGACGCCTACGCCAAGGCCCACCACGGCCAGGCACCCATCCTGGTGTTCGCCGACTCCGGGGGCAGCTTCAACAACGACACCGAGTGCGTCAACGGCCCGCGCGGCAACGCGGCCGACCACCTCACCAAGGACGTCCGGCCCTATGTCGTCTCGCACTTCGGCGCCTCGCCCGCCGCGGCCGACTGGGGCGTCGTCGGCTTCTCCATGGGCGGTACCTGCGCGGTCGATCTCGCGGTCATGCATCCGGAGCTGTTCGGCAGCTTCGAGGACATCGCGGGGGACGAGGGGCCCATCGTCGGCACCAAGCAACTGACCATCAAGGAGCTGTACGGCGGCAGCACGGCGGCCTGGGCGCGGTTCGACCCGCTGACCGTGTTGGCGCACCACCCGCGCTACGCCGACACCGCGGGCTGGTTCGACAACAGCAGCTCCGGCGGCCCCGGCGGACGGGGCGGCTGGGGCGGCAACGGCCCGGGCGGACACGGCGGTAACGGCGGTCGGCAGGGCGGCCACCCAGGGCACCCGCACGGGCACGGCGGCAGCATGACCCGCCCGGGACCGGTGGGCTTCGGCGGGCGCGACATCCCCGGCGACGGCATGGGCAATCAGACGGCCGACGCGCAGAAGCTCTGCGCCGCCGCCGCCAAGAAGGGCATCGCCTGCACGCTGCACGCCCAACCCGGCGGCCACACCTGGCAGTTGGCCTCGGCCGCCTTCTCGGACGCGCTGCCCTGGCTCGCCGAGCGCGTCCACACCCCGACCGCGTCCGCCCGTACCTGA
- a CDS encoding amidase, protein MTEELCLLSALEQAAALRRGDVSARELLRAHLDRIERLNPVVNAIVTLVPDRAMAEAKAADERLARGEEVGPLHGLPMAHKDTHLTAGIRTTFGSPALAEHVPDVDDLVVERLRAAGAITLGKTNVPEFGGGSHTFNPVFGATRNPYDPTRSAGGSSGGAAAALACGLQSLADGSDMGGSLRNPAAFCNVVGLRPSPGRVPSWPGEAAWSTLTVQGPMGRTVADAALALSVLAGPDDRSPIALSEPGSSFAGPLSGDVTGLRVAWSPDLGGAVPVDPEVRAAVAAQVPVFERLGCRVEEDCPDFAGAEEVFRTLRAWQFERALGGLVDRSPELVKPALRWNVECGRRLSGPDIGRAEALHTALYHRVREFFTRYDVLLLPVSQVAPFDASAEYPAKIDGVAQETYLDWMRSCYFVSAAGNPALSVPAGFTAGGLPVGLQIVGRHRADLQVLRVGHAYERATGHGTRRPAFAALTPPETD, encoded by the coding sequence GTGACCGAAGAACTCTGTCTGTTGAGCGCGCTGGAGCAGGCCGCGGCCCTGCGGCGCGGGGACGTCAGCGCCCGGGAGCTGCTCCGGGCGCACCTGGACCGGATCGAACGGCTCAACCCGGTGGTCAACGCGATCGTCACATTGGTGCCGGACCGGGCCATGGCGGAGGCGAAGGCGGCCGACGAGCGACTGGCCCGCGGGGAGGAGGTCGGTCCGCTGCACGGGCTGCCGATGGCGCACAAGGACACCCACCTCACGGCCGGCATCCGCACCACCTTCGGCTCCCCGGCGCTGGCCGAGCACGTACCGGACGTCGACGACCTGGTGGTCGAACGGCTGCGGGCGGCCGGCGCGATCACCCTCGGCAAGACCAACGTCCCGGAGTTCGGGGGCGGTTCGCACACCTTCAACCCCGTTTTCGGGGCCACCCGCAACCCCTACGACCCGACGCGCTCCGCGGGCGGCAGCAGCGGGGGCGCGGCCGCGGCGCTGGCCTGCGGTCTCCAATCCCTGGCCGACGGCAGCGACATGGGTGGCTCGCTGCGCAATCCGGCCGCGTTCTGCAACGTCGTCGGGCTGCGCCCCTCGCCGGGCCGGGTGCCGAGCTGGCCGGGCGAGGCGGCCTGGTCGACGCTGACCGTGCAGGGGCCGATGGGGCGCACCGTGGCGGACGCGGCGCTGGCCCTGTCGGTGCTGGCGGGCCCGGACGACCGCAGCCCGATCGCGCTGTCCGAGCCGGGTTCCTCGTTCGCCGGGCCGCTGTCGGGCGACGTCACCGGGCTGCGGGTCGCCTGGTCGCCGGACCTCGGCGGCGCGGTGCCGGTCGACCCCGAGGTGCGGGCGGCGGTGGCCGCCCAGGTGCCGGTGTTCGAACGGCTCGGCTGCCGGGTCGAGGAGGACTGTCCGGACTTCGCCGGCGCGGAGGAGGTGTTCCGCACGCTGCGCGCCTGGCAGTTCGAACGGGCGCTGGGCGGGCTCGTGGACCGAAGTCCGGAACTGGTCAAGCCGGCGCTGCGGTGGAACGTGGAGTGCGGACGGCGGCTCTCCGGCCCGGACATCGGGCGGGCCGAGGCGCTGCACACCGCGCTGTACCACCGGGTGCGGGAGTTCTTCACGCGCTATGACGTGCTGCTGCTCCCGGTCAGCCAGGTCGCGCCGTTCGACGCGTCGGCGGAGTACCCGGCAAAGATCGACGGGGTCGCGCAGGAGACCTATCTGGACTGGATGCGGTCCTGCTACTTCGTGAGCGCGGCCGGCAATCCCGCGCTGTCGGTGCCGGCCGGCTTCACCGCCGGCGGGCTGCCGGTGGGCCTGCAGATCGTCGGCCGCCACCGGGCCGACCTCCAGGTGCTGCGGGTCGGCCACGCCTACGAGCGGGCAACCGGGCACGGGACCCGTAGGCCGGCATTCGCCGCGCTGACGCCCCCGGAGACCGACTGA
- a CDS encoding molybdopterin cofactor-binding domain-containing protein yields MGRRRFLGYVLAAPTLAVAAQLGEAAAGPTPAHAAAPSLPELTEIFDLNDMLTTAALPTSGLITIHLHTDGTASFALPRAEVGQGITTSTAMLVAEELDLPLEKVRVTLADARPELLFNQLTGGSNTTISTYTPIRVAAAIARKRLLAAAGELLGAEISTLTSKAGVITAPNGRSATYGSLAEKAASLKTVRVATDLKPRSEFSVIGTSRNRVDALASVTGRKQFAMDLKVPGAAPTMVCRPPTVNGTVRAVQNLAAVRAMPGVTDVVTIPTGVAVRARTFGQCIDAVRALKVDWGPGTAERASDDTVLRELRAAEIPLVVPKLNVLAKTVEGSFTFHFASNSALEPNCAVADVRPDRAEIWGALKSPIVAQGKIAAKLGLLPSAVTVHVTEGGGSFGRKLFFDAALEAAEVSKAMGKPVKLMWHRTDEFRQGRTHPMATSRIRATHVGGRVLTYEHRHTSVSTDFGHGLGEIITATAAKLPVGDLTFSETIFTLTQQTPYRLGLTTQLLNEVDKGFNTGSMRNIYSPNVRCAQELIIDRLADEMGKDRLQLRRDLIKTDRARAVLDKVAEVGDWGRKLPAGIAQGIAVHPEYHGVVAVLAEIDCRPETTGRHVPDAYTGPRVTKVVCAVDVGLAVNPKGLEAQMMGGIMDGIAVTLSSGLHLKDGAFLEGSWDNYFYTRQWNTPPELEIVVMPPTGDKPGGAGELAVGAAAAAVACAYGAATGTMPTTFPLNHSGPLGFEPLPTVPPIPQSPTDGLNRAY; encoded by the coding sequence ATGGGCCGTCGGAGGTTCCTCGGCTACGTCCTTGCGGCGCCGACGCTGGCGGTGGCCGCGCAACTCGGCGAGGCCGCGGCCGGGCCCACCCCGGCGCACGCCGCGGCCCCCTCGCTCCCCGAGCTGACCGAGATCTTCGACCTCAACGACATGCTCACGACCGCGGCGCTGCCCACCTCCGGCCTCATCACCATCCACCTGCACACCGACGGCACGGCCTCGTTCGCCCTGCCGCGCGCCGAGGTGGGCCAGGGCATCACCACCTCCACCGCGATGCTGGTTGCCGAGGAGTTGGACCTGCCGCTGGAGAAGGTCCGCGTCACACTCGCGGACGCCCGCCCGGAGTTGCTCTTCAACCAGCTCACCGGCGGTTCCAACACCACCATCTCCACCTACACGCCGATCCGCGTCGCCGCCGCGATCGCCAGGAAGCGCCTCCTGGCGGCCGCCGGCGAGCTGCTCGGCGCCGAGATATCCACGCTGACCAGCAAGGCGGGGGTGATCACCGCCCCCAACGGCCGGAGCGCCACCTACGGTTCGCTCGCCGAGAAGGCCGCGAGCCTGAAGACCGTGCGGGTGGCCACCGACCTCAAGCCGCGCTCCGAGTTCTCGGTCATCGGCACCTCCCGCAACCGCGTCGACGCGCTGGCGAGCGTGACCGGCCGCAAGCAGTTCGCCATGGACCTGAAGGTGCCTGGCGCCGCCCCGACCATGGTGTGCCGGCCGCCCACGGTCAACGGCACGGTGCGGGCCGTGCAGAACCTCGCGGCCGTGCGGGCGATGCCCGGCGTCACCGATGTCGTGACCATCCCCACCGGCGTGGCGGTGCGCGCCCGGACCTTCGGGCAGTGCATCGACGCGGTGCGCGCGCTCAAGGTCGACTGGGGCCCGGGGACGGCCGAGCGGGCGTCCGACGACACCGTACTGCGGGAGCTCAGGGCGGCCGAAATACCGCTGGTCGTACCGAAGTTGAACGTGCTGGCCAAGACCGTCGAGGGTTCCTTCACCTTCCACTTCGCCAGCAACAGCGCGTTGGAACCCAACTGCGCGGTGGCCGACGTGCGACCGGACCGGGCCGAGATCTGGGGCGCGCTCAAGTCACCGATCGTCGCGCAGGGGAAGATCGCGGCGAAGTTGGGACTGTTGCCGAGCGCGGTCACGGTGCATGTCACCGAGGGCGGCGGCTCGTTCGGCCGCAAGCTGTTCTTCGACGCCGCGTTGGAGGCCGCCGAGGTCTCCAAGGCGATGGGCAAGCCGGTCAAGCTCATGTGGCACCGCACCGACGAGTTCCGGCAGGGCCGCACCCACCCGATGGCCACCTCCCGCATCCGCGCCACGCACGTCGGGGGCAGGGTGCTCACCTACGAGCACCGGCACACCTCGGTGTCCACCGACTTCGGCCACGGGCTGGGCGAGATCATCACCGCCACGGCCGCCAAGCTGCCGGTCGGCGACCTGACCTTCTCCGAGACCATCTTCACCCTCACCCAGCAGACGCCGTACCGCCTCGGGCTCACCACCCAGCTCCTCAACGAGGTGGACAAGGGCTTCAACACCGGCAGCATGCGCAACATCTACTCCCCGAACGTCCGGTGCGCACAGGAGCTGATCATCGACCGGCTCGCGGACGAGATGGGCAAGGACCGCCTGCAACTGCGGCGGGACCTCATCAAGACCGACCGGGCCAGGGCCGTGCTGGACAAGGTCGCGGAAGTCGGTGACTGGGGACGGAAGTTGCCGGCCGGCATCGCGCAGGGCATCGCCGTGCACCCCGAGTACCACGGGGTCGTCGCGGTGCTCGCCGAGATCGACTGCCGCCCGGAGACCACCGGCCGGCACGTCCCCGACGCCTACACCGGACCGCGCGTCACCAAGGTCGTCTGCGCCGTCGACGTCGGCCTGGCCGTCAATCCCAAGGGCCTCGAAGCCCAGATGATGGGCGGCATCATGGACGGCATCGCGGTCACCCTCTCCTCGGGCCTGCACCTCAAGGACGGGGCGTTCCTGGAGGGCAGTTGGGACAACTACTTCTACACCCGCCAGTGGAACACCCCGCCCGAGCTGGAGATCGTGGTCATGCCGCCGACCGGCGACAAGCCCGGCGGCGCGGGGGAACTGGCCGTCGGCGCCGCCGCGGCCGCGGTCGCCTGCGCGTACGGGGCGGCCACCGGCACGATGCCCACCACCTTCCCCCTCAACCACTCCGGCCCGCTCGGCTTCGAGCCGCTGCCGACCGTCCCCCCGATCCCGCAATCGCCGACCGACGGCCTGAACCGCGCCTACTAG
- the argG gene encoding argininosuccinate synthase: MSKVLTSLPGGERVGIAFSGGLDTSVAVAWMRDKGAIPCTYTADIGQYDEPDIASVPGRAKTYGAEIARLVDCRAALVEEGLAALTCGAFHIRSGGRVYFNTTPLGRAVTGTLLVRAMLEDNVQIWGDGSTFKGNDIERFYRYGLLANPKLRIYKPWLDADFVTELGGRKEMSEWLLAHDLPYRDSTEKAYSTDANIWGATHEAKTLEHLDTGVETVEPIMGVRFWDPEVEILPEDVTIGFDQGRPVTINGKEFASAVDLVMEANAIGGRHGMGMSDQIENRIIEAKSRGIYEAPGMALLHAAYERLVNAIHNEDTLAQYHNEGRRLGRLMYEGRWLDPQALMVRESLQRWVGAAVTGEVTLRLRRGEDYSILDTTGPAFSYHPDKLSMERTEDSAFGPVDRIGQLTMRNLDIADSRAKLEQYAGIGLIGTANPAIGAAQAAATGLIGTMPEGGAQAIASRGAASDADELLDRAAMESGTD; encoded by the coding sequence ATGTCTAAGGTCCTCACCTCTCTCCCCGGCGGCGAGCGCGTCGGAATCGCCTTCTCGGGCGGCCTCGACACCTCGGTGGCCGTCGCGTGGATGCGCGACAAGGGCGCCATCCCGTGCACCTACACCGCCGACATCGGCCAGTACGACGAGCCCGACATCGCCTCGGTGCCCGGCCGTGCGAAGACCTACGGCGCCGAGATCGCGCGCCTGGTCGACTGCCGCGCGGCGCTGGTCGAGGAGGGTCTGGCGGCGCTCACCTGCGGGGCGTTCCACATCCGCTCGGGCGGCCGGGTGTACTTCAACACCACGCCCCTCGGCCGCGCGGTCACCGGCACGCTCCTGGTGCGGGCGATGCTTGAGGACAACGTGCAGATCTGGGGCGACGGCTCGACCTTCAAGGGCAATGACATCGAGCGGTTCTACCGCTACGGTCTGCTCGCCAACCCCAAGCTGCGGATCTACAAGCCCTGGCTCGACGCGGACTTCGTGACCGAGCTCGGCGGCCGCAAGGAAATGTCGGAGTGGCTGCTCGCCCACGACCTGCCCTACCGCGACAGCACGGAGAAGGCGTACTCCACCGATGCCAACATCTGGGGCGCCACCCACGAGGCCAAGACGCTGGAGCACCTGGACACCGGCGTGGAGACCGTCGAGCCGATCATGGGCGTGCGGTTCTGGGACCCCGAGGTCGAGATCCTCCCCGAGGACGTGACGATCGGCTTCGACCAGGGCCGCCCGGTGACGATCAACGGCAAGGAGTTCGCCTCCGCCGTCGACCTGGTCATGGAGGCCAACGCCATCGGCGGTCGGCACGGCATGGGCATGTCGGACCAGATCGAGAACCGGATCATCGAGGCCAAGAGCCGCGGTATCTACGAGGCGCCCGGCATGGCCCTGCTGCACGCGGCCTACGAGCGCCTGGTCAACGCGATCCACAACGAGGACACCCTCGCCCAGTACCACAACGAGGGGCGGCGCCTGGGTCGGCTGATGTACGAGGGCCGGTGGCTGGACCCGCAGGCCCTGATGGTCCGCGAGTCGCTCCAGCGCTGGGTCGGCGCGGCCGTCACCGGCGAGGTCACGCTGCGGCTGCGGCGCGGCGAGGACTACTCGATCCTCGACACCACCGGTCCCGCGTTCAGCTACCACCCGGACAAGCTGTCCATGGAGCGCACCGAGGACTCGGCGTTCGGCCCGGTGGACCGGATCGGCCAGCTCACCATGCGCAACCTCGACATCGCCGACTCGCGCGCCAAGTTGGAGCAGTACGCCGGCATCGGCCTGATCGGCACCGCCAACCCCGCGATCGGCGCCGCCCAGGCGGCCGCGACCGGGTTGATCGGCACCATGCCGGAGGGCGGCGCCCAGGCGATCGCCTCCCGCGGTGCGGCGTCCGACGCCGACGAGCTGCTGGACCGCGCCGCGATGGAGTCCGGGACGGACTGA
- a CDS encoding alpha/beta fold hydrolase → MTLLHIRDHGGDGPELVLLHGAGRSHADWDAVAGELTAGHRVLALDLPGHGRSPDLSPWTMPAAVRGIAGTLAAHGVTAPVMVGTSLGGLAAVEYARAHDDVVRAAVNLDGFWWGRPGEYPGAERVGELLRAATGVVAPPEYIEDEVAHAARYGIPADRAEAAARAAARPIPGGGWQTLPERPAAQQMFDELDRLGALGVTSWLAGVTRPLLLVQAGRPHGPMPVAGWFAELAERFARGLAAELAELARVRPTISVARVEAGHAMVLETPEAVATLIAGFVRDLPA, encoded by the coding sequence ATGACGCTGCTGCATATTCGCGATCACGGGGGCGACGGCCCGGAGTTGGTGCTGTTGCACGGTGCGGGCCGGTCGCACGCGGACTGGGACGCCGTCGCCGGGGAGCTCACCGCGGGGCACCGGGTCCTCGCCCTCGACCTTCCCGGGCACGGCCGTTCCCCGGATCTCTCCCCGTGGACGATGCCCGCCGCGGTGCGCGGCATCGCCGGGACCCTGGCGGCGCACGGCGTCACGGCGCCGGTCATGGTGGGGACTTCGCTCGGCGGGCTGGCCGCGGTCGAGTACGCACGGGCCCATGACGACGTCGTCCGCGCCGCCGTGAATCTGGACGGCTTCTGGTGGGGCCGGCCCGGCGAGTACCCCGGCGCCGAACGGGTCGGGGAACTGCTCAGGGCTGCCACCGGAGTTGTGGCCCCGCCCGAGTACATCGAGGACGAGGTCGCCCACGCCGCCCGGTACGGGATTCCCGCGGACCGCGCGGAGGCCGCCGCCCGCGCGGCCGCGCGACCGATTCCCGGCGGCGGTTGGCAGACGCTGCCGGAACGGCCGGCGGCGCAGCAGATGTTCGACGAACTGGACCGGCTCGGTGCGCTCGGCGTCACGTCCTGGCTGGCGGGGGTGACCCGCCCGCTGCTGCTGGTGCAGGCCGGTCGGCCGCACGGGCCGATGCCGGTGGCGGGGTGGTTCGCCGAACTGGCCGAACGCTTCGCGCGCGGGCTCGCCGCGGAACTGGCCGAACTGGCCCGCGTCCGGCCGACGATCAGCGTCGCCCGGGTCGAGGCCGGCCACGCCATGGTCCTGGAGACCCCGGAAGCGGTGGCGACGTTGATCGCCGGCTTCGTCCGCGACCTGCCCGCCTGA
- a CDS encoding ArnT family glycosyltransferase, producing the protein MATTILDRTAPTGGTDRRAPWRSPVGQPAYARPALLVIAVLAAVLYAWGINHSHYHTFYANAVRSMTESWRAFFYGSFDPGNSITLDKLPGFLWPQAISARIFGFHPWAVTLPQVLEGVASLLVLYRVVRRWAGEKAALLAAVAFLLTPVAVGLFRTSVEDPLFTLCVLLAAEATQRAAESGRLRPLVMAGVWVGIGFQSKMLEAWAVLPALAVVYLLSAPVPLRKRLARLGISAVVMFAVSASWMVVVALTPAKDRPYVDGTTNNSAFSMVVGYNFLNRFSSLGISAASTGSISATRGGGGQHGGHDQGPGDGRAEGHGKGQGRGGGAPSPAAMTPGTAQLPDAAPHFGTHDHGSAGDPNGFGGGRSQDGWSKMFGPSLASQTGWLYPFAAVALGCVLLWRRGRPRTDRLRAGFVLWGTWLATYFLVFSAGSVGGHTYYMGVIAVPLAALTGGGLTMLWRAYRTGGRRAWALPGAVAATVAWGAYLTGAFPSFLPWLAPAMGTLGLAAVALLVLARPGGPRRGGRLALAGLGASLVAVLLAPSAWAVQVFNPTYGTSGMGAVGPSGMRGGAHGTGKAPRGGHPKGGFGESDGQLTAAQRKLLDYTTAHQGSAAYAFATNGWSNASPYILAAGTHVLALGGFSGQVPFPTEAGFRQLVNAGQVRYVLLGQGRGTGAAFGGGGGNGTTSTSRITDWVRSACTRVPAAAYGGAQAPAAATAREGGGAQTLYRCAPVR; encoded by the coding sequence ATGGCTACCACAATCCTCGACAGAACTGCCCCCACCGGCGGCACCGACCGCCGCGCGCCCTGGCGATCACCGGTGGGTCAGCCCGCGTACGCGCGCCCGGCGCTGCTGGTCATCGCCGTGCTTGCCGCCGTGCTCTACGCGTGGGGGATCAATCACAGCCATTACCACACCTTCTACGCCAACGCCGTGCGCAGTATGACGGAGAGCTGGCGGGCGTTCTTCTACGGTTCCTTCGACCCGGGCAATTCCATCACCCTCGATAAACTCCCGGGATTCCTTTGGCCGCAGGCCATTTCGGCCCGGATATTCGGCTTCCACCCCTGGGCGGTGACGCTCCCTCAGGTGCTGGAGGGGGTGGCGAGCCTGCTGGTGCTGTACCGGGTGGTGCGCCGCTGGGCCGGCGAGAAGGCGGCGTTGCTCGCGGCCGTCGCGTTCCTGTTGACGCCGGTGGCGGTGGGGTTGTTCCGCACCTCCGTCGAGGACCCGCTGTTCACGCTGTGCGTGCTGCTCGCGGCCGAAGCCACCCAACGGGCGGCGGAATCCGGCCGGTTGCGACCACTGGTGATGGCCGGTGTCTGGGTCGGCATCGGCTTCCAGTCGAAGATGCTGGAGGCGTGGGCGGTCCTTCCCGCGCTCGCCGTGGTGTACCTGCTCTCGGCGCCGGTCCCGCTGCGCAAGCGACTGGCGCGGCTCGGGATCTCCGCGGTGGTGATGTTCGCCGTCTCCGCCTCGTGGATGGTGGTCGTCGCCCTCACCCCGGCCAAGGACCGTCCCTACGTCGACGGCACCACCAACAACTCTGCGTTCAGCATGGTGGTCGGCTACAACTTCCTCAACCGCTTCTCGTCGCTGGGCATCAGCGCCGCCTCCACCGGCAGCATCAGCGCGACCCGGGGCGGTGGCGGCCAGCACGGAGGCCATGACCAGGGCCCCGGCGACGGTCGCGCCGAGGGCCACGGCAAGGGGCAGGGGCGGGGTGGTGGCGCGCCGTCGCCCGCCGCCATGACGCCAGGCACCGCCCAACTGCCTGACGCTGCACCGCACTTCGGGACTCATGACCACGGCAGCGCCGGCGACCCCAACGGCTTCGGAGGCGGCCGGAGCCAGGACGGTTGGTCGAAGATGTTCGGCCCCTCGCTCGCGTCACAGACCGGCTGGCTCTACCCGTTCGCCGCCGTCGCCCTCGGCTGCGTCCTCCTCTGGCGCCGCGGCCGGCCGCGCACGGACCGGCTCCGGGCCGGCTTCGTCCTCTGGGGCACCTGGCTGGCCACGTACTTCCTGGTCTTCAGCGCGGGCAGCGTCGGCGGGCACACGTACTACATGGGCGTGATCGCGGTGCCGCTCGCCGCGCTGACCGGCGGCGGCCTGACCATGCTGTGGCGGGCGTACCGGACCGGCGGACGGCGTGCCTGGGCGCTGCCCGGTGCGGTCGCCGCGACGGTGGCGTGGGGCGCGTACCTGACCGGCGCATTCCCGTCGTTCCTACCGTGGTTGGCGCCGGCGATGGGCACGTTGGGACTGGCCGCCGTCGCCCTGCTGGTCCTCGCCCGGCCCGGCGGCCCCCGGCGCGGCGGTCGGCTGGCCCTGGCCGGGCTCGGCGCGTCGCTCGTCGCGGTGCTGCTCGCGCCGAGCGCCTGGGCGGTGCAGGTCTTCAACCCGACGTACGGCACCTCCGGGATGGGCGCGGTCGGCCCGTCCGGCATGCGCGGCGGCGCCCACGGGACGGGGAAGGCACCGCGCGGCGGGCACCCGAAGGGTGGATTCGGCGAGTCCGACGGCCAACTCACCGCAGCTCAGCGCAAGTTGCTCGACTACACCACCGCCCACCAGGGATCGGCCGCCTACGCCTTCGCCACCAACGGCTGGAGCAACGCGTCCCCGTACATCCTCGCCGCGGGCACCCACGTCCTCGCCCTGGGCGGCTTCAGCGGCCAGGTGCCGTTCCCCACCGAGGCCGGCTTCCGGCAACTGGTCAACGCGGGCCAGGTCCGCTACGTCCTGCTGGGCCAAGGCCGCGGCACGGGCGCGGCGTTCGGCGGCGGGGGCGGCAACGGCACGACGTCGACCAGCCGGATCACCGACTGGGTGCGGTCCGCCTGCACCCGCGTCCCGGCCGCGGCGTACGGCGGCGCGCAGGCACCGGCGGCCGCCACTGCCCGGGAGGGCGGCGGCGCCCAGACGCTCTACCGGTGCGCCCCGGTGCGCTAG